A DNA window from Chitinispirillum alkaliphilum contains the following coding sequences:
- a CDS encoding beta-lactamase — protein MSVYDYAKTDTTPEKAGYHEKRLQVLSDHYKALVDNGRIQAASFLMARGGKIFAHQVIGKLTQLENSPAIKTDSIKRVASISKLFTATAIMKLIEDGKLWLKQSVSEIIADFDTPYHNPITLWHLLTHTSGLPADPGYFCEPSPIGWSEVFDKEDWIGAILQGPLQNKPGENWNYCSRGYAILGEIVSRVSGQHFNDYVQKEIFIPLKMNRSFFEVPESLENEVCTRTDEERKDIDVSRERISGRAPRSGGGAYCSLYDLYRFGQCFLNGGTLDNIRILGRMTVEAMTTNQLENVPAFHWGTNCKSYRHGLGWGFFCDGSTVSPECVNHEGFGWSSLYADPRENFIFASFVADNNVWDPDVQVIPRTIAFSGIT, from the coding sequence ATGTCAGTTTACGATTATGCAAAAACAGATACCACCCCTGAAAAAGCAGGGTATCATGAAAAAAGGCTTCAGGTGCTGAGCGATCATTATAAAGCACTCGTGGATAATGGAAGAATACAGGCTGCCAGTTTTCTGATGGCCCGTGGAGGTAAGATATTCGCTCATCAGGTTATAGGCAAACTAACCCAACTTGAAAATTCACCAGCGATAAAAACCGATTCAATAAAACGGGTGGCGAGCATAAGTAAACTATTCACCGCCACAGCGATCATGAAACTGATAGAAGACGGAAAACTGTGGCTGAAGCAATCGGTCAGTGAAATCATAGCCGATTTTGATACTCCCTACCACAACCCCATTACACTCTGGCATTTGCTTACTCACACATCTGGACTCCCTGCGGATCCGGGGTATTTCTGCGAGCCCAGCCCAATCGGATGGTCTGAGGTTTTCGACAAAGAAGACTGGATCGGTGCTATCCTCCAAGGCCCACTGCAAAACAAACCCGGTGAAAACTGGAATTACTGTTCGAGAGGCTATGCAATACTGGGAGAAATTGTGAGCAGGGTTTCAGGTCAGCACTTTAATGATTATGTACAAAAGGAAATATTCATACCACTGAAAATGAACCGTTCATTTTTTGAGGTACCAGAATCGTTGGAAAACGAAGTGTGTACCAGAACCGATGAAGAAAGAAAAGATATCGATGTAAGCAGAGAACGGATCTCCGGACGTGCTCCGCGAAGTGGTGGGGGTGCCTATTGCTCGCTCTATGATCTTTACCGCTTTGGACAGTGTTTTCTTAACGGCGGCACTCTTGACAACATTCGAATTCTGGGGCGCATGACTGTTGAGGCGATGACCACAAACCAATTGGAGAACGTTCCTGCATTTCATTGGGGAACAAACTGCAAGAGCTATCGACATGGACTGGGCTGGGGATTTTTCTGCGACGGTTCCACAGTTTCACCTGAATGTGTAAACCATGAAGGATTTGGCTGGAGCTCACTGTATGCAGATCCGCGGGAAAATTTCATCTTTGCAAGCTTTGTAGCGGATAACAACGTCTGGGATCCCGATGTGCAGGTCATCCCCCGTACCATTGCCTTTTCCGGAATCACCTGA
- a CDS encoding Methyl-accepting chemotaxis protein, producing the protein MEIPEKARLGLPEMDEQHHYLYNIFNLVPEDNVVKDPKKMSSILDEIERYLNFHFTSEEHFMRMYDYPEFSSHQSDHELAASKLVGYMDQLNTENFKPASLRKFLFSWLYEHSISSDMKYVKWIEKVRGELTAAGRTAGG; encoded by the coding sequence ATGGAAATTCCCGAAAAAGCCCGTTTGGGATTGCCAGAAATGGACGAGCAGCATCACTATCTCTACAACATTTTTAACCTTGTGCCGGAAGATAATGTAGTGAAAGACCCAAAAAAAATGTCTTCCATCCTGGATGAGATCGAGCGTTACCTCAACTTCCATTTCACAAGCGAAGAGCATTTTATGCGGATGTATGACTATCCTGAATTCTCCTCTCATCAGTCCGATCACGAACTTGCTGCCAGTAAGCTTGTCGGTTACATGGATCAGCTCAACACAGAAAATTTCAAACCCGCATCACTGCGCAAATTTCTTTTCTCATGGCTTTACGAACACAGCATCAGCAGTGATATGAAATATGTAAAATGGATTGAAAAAGTTCGCGGGGAGCTGACCGCGGCAGGGAGGACTGCAGGTGGATAA
- a CDS encoding Radical SAM domain protein, producing the protein MNDNSPVDVLLTYPSDGPRIFSPMMPIGLVSIGTVLKKAGYRVKIIDFNFYGNDFRKELELLKPRIIGIGGTTPSRSGSFLTARIAKEVLPDVNVVYGGINATFTSAETLKSVTEIDYILKGEGEFSFLEFCNVITGKSDKTVEQIPGLCWRTPQGVVENKAERICDLSAIPVADRELLGDNYRLEMEFIGGEGDFLMTSRGCPAACNFCSAARMFPGGVRTRPVDSVMEEVDYLLGRKKLTGLKIFDSTFTANKEHVHDFCKSVKEYKIPWECEIRADTVDKDLLQLMKESGCYYINIGMETSDMKHLKHISKGISPEQVLNVLETCKDLDIRSKVFFTFGHMGQTFSECLKDIRFIQNNRARIDFFAVTVGMRIFPGTRLEREWRKCELNDKKFSWTRSAKSFKNLMIMEPGDIPVLYQKQLGPLKLSAILLILIFRRLVCTEKFLLRMALLNLIGFFKFLQLQFRYTSHRLSRLSGRLRHNL; encoded by the coding sequence ATGAATGATAATTCACCTGTAGATGTGCTTCTGACCTATCCATCAGACGGACCACGTATTTTTTCCCCTATGATGCCTATCGGGCTGGTAAGTATTGGTACTGTTCTGAAAAAAGCAGGGTACAGGGTAAAAATCATCGATTTTAACTTTTACGGAAATGATTTCAGAAAAGAACTTGAACTTCTGAAACCCCGCATAATCGGAATTGGGGGTACAACTCCTTCCAGGTCCGGAAGTTTTCTGACAGCCCGCATTGCAAAAGAGGTTCTTCCCGATGTGAATGTTGTATACGGGGGAATCAATGCAACTTTTACATCTGCAGAAACTTTGAAATCTGTGACTGAGATTGATTATATATTAAAAGGGGAGGGAGAGTTTTCTTTTCTTGAGTTTTGCAATGTAATTACCGGTAAATCAGACAAAACGGTTGAGCAGATACCGGGATTGTGTTGGAGAACACCCCAGGGGGTAGTTGAGAATAAGGCAGAGCGTATTTGTGATCTTTCTGCCATACCTGTTGCTGACAGGGAATTACTGGGGGATAACTACAGACTTGAAATGGAGTTCATCGGTGGTGAGGGGGATTTTTTGATGACCTCCAGAGGCTGCCCTGCTGCGTGTAATTTCTGTTCAGCTGCAAGAATGTTCCCTGGGGGAGTCAGAACGAGACCTGTTGATTCTGTAATGGAGGAGGTCGATTACCTGCTGGGCAGAAAGAAGCTGACAGGGTTAAAAATTTTCGACAGCACATTTACCGCCAATAAAGAACACGTACATGATTTCTGCAAAAGTGTAAAGGAGTATAAAATACCCTGGGAGTGTGAAATACGGGCAGATACAGTTGATAAAGATCTATTGCAACTGATGAAGGAGAGCGGGTGCTACTATATAAATATCGGGATGGAAACATCAGATATGAAGCATCTTAAGCACATCTCCAAAGGTATAAGTCCAGAGCAGGTTTTAAACGTACTTGAGACATGTAAAGATCTTGATATCCGTTCAAAAGTGTTTTTTACCTTCGGTCATATGGGGCAGACATTCAGTGAGTGTCTTAAAGATATCAGGTTTATTCAGAATAACAGGGCGAGAATAGATTTTTTTGCTGTGACAGTAGGGATGAGAATTTTTCCGGGTACAAGGCTTGAACGGGAGTGGCGTAAATGTGAACTGAATGATAAAAAATTTTCCTGGACACGGTCTGCAAAGTCATTTAAAAATCTGATGATCATGGAGCCAGGTGATATTCCGGTGTTGTATCAGAAACAACTTGGCCCCTTAAAGCTCTCCGCCATTCTTTTAATTTTGATTTTCAGGCGGCTGGTGTGTACTGAAAAATTTCTTTTAAGAATGGCACTTCTCAACCTCATCGGCTTTTTTAAATTCTTACAACTTCAGTTTCGGTATACTTCCCATCGTCTTAGCCGGCTATCAGGGAGGCTGAGACACAACTTATGA
- a CDS encoding TonB-dependent receptor plug has protein sequence MKILLIYISIHFIFLHPPSKASDFSIQNNDLFCRVEIVKKKNSFVLSQPFNACRDHSFLTRDTGGNGSESETPAFEDEYLELDTFIVTGTRALGANAWNSVTNEEMKTRPGTFNDLNRIISSAPTVTTHGTIESSGLFVRGGEPRENLYLIDGIAFRSIDHFTINERGAGAIGFINTEIVSSATLHSGVTPASVRSNLSSVIDIQISEGTKGKPDYKAGVDLSGLGLVYSNATQCGNSSLVSSVRYSNLKFLDKITPLEAVPIFANALVKVNHLLNESNRFEFLGIGAYDKFLETQPSWLSSPRQSEFILDQKQYAAGLKWLHTNKYFDNELALSFSSYEKNAYFLRLWDHLGNEKRKSGEINRGSVYGLRTAGLTSISPNTSLGFGLNGNLNEHELVHLNYFFPPLDTTFYSADAGVFADLSADYKIYRLYSGVRLDYYSIINSLAFSPRVLLDAHSRIGKLSFQFEIKNQIPELVDIELQELIFASDGSQVDTESFSPQRCWAYEIGYHKTINTAHDFKAALYYKYYDREYPYMYPYERYYSWKSIEDYQNRVWEVIPSDPEGSKKAYGAEISYRNRASKLFTFTGSGSLSSVRNKYTNNKWYYDRNDVRYRLNTIITANLNQSNAVSAGFSLTGGRPYSQSSETPQEWFTKRFPPLPMLSLRYLYQSSSITGLQFYLDLTNLLNRKIPVYRELYGFNTYDRYSEGFIPMIGVSYSF, from the coding sequence ATGAAAATACTACTGATTTACATATCGATACATTTCATTTTCCTGCACCCCCCGTCAAAAGCCTCTGACTTTTCAATACAAAACAACGATTTATTCTGCAGAGTTGAAATTGTTAAGAAAAAAAACAGCTTTGTCTTATCTCAACCATTCAATGCCTGCAGAGATCATTCGTTTTTGACGAGGGATACCGGTGGTAATGGCTCCGAATCTGAAACTCCAGCTTTTGAAGATGAATATCTGGAGTTGGACACCTTTATTGTTACGGGAACACGGGCTTTAGGTGCAAATGCATGGAACAGTGTAACCAATGAGGAAATGAAAACCAGACCCGGTACATTTAATGATCTAAACAGAATTATCTCCTCTGCCCCCACCGTAACAACTCACGGCACAATCGAAAGCAGCGGTCTCTTTGTCAGGGGAGGAGAACCAAGAGAAAACCTGTATCTCATCGATGGAATCGCATTCAGAAGCATAGACCATTTTACTATAAATGAAAGGGGCGCCGGTGCAATAGGATTCATTAACACCGAAATTGTATCTTCGGCAACTCTTCACAGCGGAGTGACCCCTGCTTCTGTTCGGTCTAATTTATCATCTGTTATTGATATACAGATCAGTGAAGGAACAAAAGGAAAGCCCGATTACAAAGCAGGGGTAGACCTCTCCGGATTGGGGCTTGTATATAGCAATGCAACACAGTGTGGAAATAGTTCCCTGGTTTCCAGTGTAAGATATTCAAATCTGAAATTTTTGGACAAAATTACTCCGTTGGAAGCAGTACCGATATTTGCAAATGCCTTGGTTAAAGTAAACCATCTTTTAAATGAATCTAACAGGTTTGAATTTCTTGGTATCGGAGCGTATGATAAATTTCTTGAAACTCAGCCCTCATGGCTCAGTAGCCCAAGGCAATCTGAATTTATTTTGGATCAGAAGCAATACGCTGCTGGTTTAAAATGGTTACATACAAACAAATACTTCGATAATGAACTTGCGCTCTCTTTTAGCTCCTACGAAAAAAACGCATATTTTTTGAGGTTATGGGATCACCTGGGAAATGAAAAACGGAAATCGGGTGAAATAAACAGGGGTTCTGTTTATGGTTTAAGAACCGCAGGCTTAACAAGTATCTCACCAAACACCTCTTTGGGGTTTGGGCTAAACGGAAACCTAAATGAGCATGAACTTGTTCATTTAAATTATTTTTTCCCTCCACTCGACACTACTTTCTATTCTGCCGATGCAGGTGTTTTTGCCGACCTTTCAGCTGATTACAAAATATACCGTCTCTACAGCGGTGTAAGGCTTGATTACTATTCAATCATCAACAGTTTAGCATTTTCACCAAGAGTTCTTTTAGATGCACACAGTAGGATCGGAAAACTATCCTTTCAGTTTGAAATCAAAAATCAGATACCTGAACTTGTGGATATTGAGCTTCAAGAACTGATATTCGCTTCAGATGGGTCTCAGGTTGATACAGAAAGTTTTTCACCACAGCGTTGCTGGGCATATGAAATAGGTTATCATAAAACAATCAATACCGCGCACGATTTCAAGGCCGCTCTTTACTACAAATATTATGATCGAGAATATCCCTACATGTACCCATATGAGAGATATTATAGCTGGAAGTCTATAGAAGATTATCAAAACCGTGTATGGGAGGTGATTCCTTCTGATCCAGAGGGCAGTAAAAAAGCTTACGGTGCTGAAATCTCCTACAGAAACCGGGCATCCAAACTGTTCACCTTTACCGGGTCAGGCTCACTCTCATCTGTTCGTAACAAATATACCAATAACAAGTGGTATTACGACAGAAATGATGTAAGATACAGATTAAACACCATCATAACTGCCAACCTTAACCAAAGCAATGCTGTTTCTGCCGGATTCAGTTTGACTGGCGGTCGGCCGTATAGCCAGAGTAGTGAAACACCCCAGGAGTGGTTTACCAAAAGATTTCCTCCCTTGCCTATGCTCAGTCTCAGATACCTGTATCAGAGTTCATCCATTACAGGCTTACAATTTTATTTGGATTTGACCAATCTGCTAAATCGAAAAATTCCAGTTTACAGAGAGCTCTACGGATTTAATACTTACGATCGATATAGTGAAGGATTTATTCCTATGATAGGGGTAAGTTACAGTTTTTAA